The Cyclobacterium amurskyense genome contains the following window.
CTGTTGCCAAAACAGGTTGTGCAGTAAGTGCAGAAGAACATCAATTCAATGGTGGCTTGAATGACAGTATTGCGCAGACATTGATCAGAAATCAACCAGCCCCTCTTGAGTTTATCGGTGTTGACGATTCCTTTGGAGAATCAGGAACACCTGCTGAGCTATTGGAGAAATATGGTTTGAACGCCAAAAACATTGTTGAAGCTGCTAAAAGAGCAATTTCAAGAAAGTAAACTGTTCTAATAATAATAATAATAATTGAAGCGAGGAAAACTTAAAACTTTCCTCGCTTTTTTTGTAATAATGCGAACAAAATATAAAGTCATAGCCAAAATCAAACCATCACCTGTTGATTTTAAAATGGGCTAAAGTCAGGAACATTGTTCCCCTGCCATCGAACCCTTTTAAATTGGCATTTTACTATTTTCTTCAGCCACTTATGAAATAGACACTTGGTTAGCTCATGCTTATCTTTTACTTTTATAAACAACTAACCATTTATCTTCAAATGAAATACCAACCCATTGCCCCAGTTGTCCTTTTATTATTTTCAGCTATCTTTCTATTTGCAGAAATGCCTACAGCCACGGCCCAAATCCTTTCCTTTGAGGAACGGGATGGAGGATTGCTTTTACTTTCGGATGGAAAGCCCCGACTGTTTTACCAAATGGAAACGATAAGTGAGAATGGACAATATCCAAGAGCAAATTACCTTCACCCTGTGTTTGACACCAAAGGAGAGATAGTCACAGAGGACTTCCCCAAAGACCATTTACACCACCGAGGGATTTTTTGGACATGGCATCAGCTATGGGTGGATGATTTGAGAATTGGTGACCCTTGGATAAGTGAAGGCGTTGAATGGGAAGTAAAGAAAAGTAAAACTAAAATTCATCCCAACAATTCCGCAACCATTGAGCTCAAAGTGATTTGGAAAGGCAATAAGGTATTGAAAAAGAACATTATTGAAGAAAACACAATCATCACTTTCCAATCTATAGGAAGTCAAGCGTATAAAATAACCTTTGATATTACTTTAAAACCATTGACTTCTGGAGTACGAATAGGTGGTTCTGAAGACGCTAAAGGCTACGGAGGATTCTCTCCAAGAATAAAATTATCCGAAAACGCAGGCTTTTTTGATGAAAATGGCCCTGTGACACCTGACAATCTTCCTGTTGCTGCAGGTGATTGGATCAACATCACGAAAAATGGTCCTGATGACGCAGGTGTTGTAATTATGGGTGAACCGGACAAACTTCCCTCCTACCAAGGGTGGATTCTTCGAAAACGAAACAGCATGCAAAACATGGCATTCCCAGGTCAAGAACCCTTATTGTTAGATAAAAAAGAGCCATTGCACTTCAGAAACCAATTGATTATTCATCAAGGAATGACAACTCAAGAAATAATAAATCAATACAGAATATTTAGAAATCAAGCTAATTATTAAAAGTCTAAATGAAAAAAGCCACGGTCAATGACCATGGCTTTTTAACTGTTTAATAGTAAAGGATAGACCTAAGCCTATTCAAGTTTATTATTTTACTGGCTCTGGGAGTTCAACTGACCCTTTATCTTCTACTACTTCTTTACCCATGGCATCAAATTTCTTTTTGATTTCTTCACCAGGAGTTTCTGATTCGAATTTCAATAAGTAGTGAACCTGTGCCTCTTCCATCACCTGATGGGCCTCAACTATTTTCAAGTCTTTCAACTGCAAATCATTCTGAATAGCTTCCTTTACTTTTTCAGGAAGACTTTCAGGATCAATTTTAGTTGTTTCTTGGTACCATTCTTGCGAAACAAACACTTCAGTTGTTCCTGCATTGGCAAAAGCAAAAACAGTCATTGCGGCGACACTCAAAATTAACTTTTTCATGGCATTTTAAATTTATTGGTTTAAATAATAATTGGTTAAACAATACTTTTTAAATATTATTTTCAATTATACTTAGCCAAATGCCATGCCAAGTAATTTTACATACATTCAATTAAAATAAAACAGGCCTTATTTCTTATTAAACAATGTTTTTATTAATTAGAAGAAATTGTAAAGAAAAAGAACCTGTAACCCTAAACACATAAATATGTGGAGCACACTCCACAAACTGTAAATAACCTTAACAATTTATACACAATTACACAAAAGGTTATTTTATTATATAAAAAGTATATTTTTAATTTGAATAGTATAATTTATTCTGATATTAAGAGATGTAGGCTGAAAAATGATACTATAATTGAGAAATAGAAGGGTTTATAATTGTTCGCTCAAGATTACCCGTTTCACTTACTATTTCCTTTGACCTGATTTGCTGTTTTTCAATTCCTTCATCAAGTCCTCTAAATAATCAATTTGCACTTCCTGGACTTCAAGCAGTTTTTTATTTTGATGCACCAATAGATGATCAATTTTTTCATTCAGCAGCTGAATTTCAAGTTCGGACTTAAGGTTGATTTTGTAATCAAGTTCAGCTCTCTGTCTATCTTTTTGTCCCTGCCGGTTTTGGCTCATCATTATAATCGGCGCCTGTATAGCAGCAATACAGGAAAGCATTAAATTCAACAATATAAATGGATAGGGGTCAAAAGTATTACTGGCAAGCAACCAAATGTTTGCTACGATCCACAAAGTCAGAAATGAAAAGAAAGCAATAATAAAAGTCCAACTCCCTCCGAAAGAGGCGATTTTATCCGCCATCCTTTGGCCTAAGCTTATAGCAGTATCAATGTCTTCTTGTAAGTTTTCAGAAAGTATGGAATTGTTACGAATGGCATCCATAACATCCTTGTCAATAGCCGCTAAATCTCCTTTTTCTTGCTCGATAAGTTTAGTTAAATACAGTCTGCGGTATTTATTTAGCTCTCCAATTGAAATATTGCTTTCTCTGGAAAAATCAGGGTATTGGGATTTAATAAAGTCGAAAATTCCGTCTCGGATTTCATTCCCATTGACAACTTCCCCTCTATTGATCTCCTTTTTTGATAAATGGCTTTTGTTCATTTTAGTATAGGTTTATAACACCCTCGTTACGCCATATTTTAACCCTAATGCATAATACGAGTTTAAAATCAATTTATGGATTTCCATCAATAGACCAAAATAAGCATTGGTAAACTTATAATAACAGTCAATTTCTATCTTGGAACAAGTGCCATTGTTCCTTCCTTCATAGGATTATGAACACAATAAGACCTTTCCAATCAAGGATAATGCTACTTTAGCTAAACTTAAGACTTGCTATATTCCTCGAATTAAAAATAATACCTTACGGCAAGGCTTGGTTGGTCCAAAAAACCATCCACTTCAAAAACCCAACCTTTGTCCTCATAGTTGTTAATATTGTGAGCGCTAACGGTACTCTTATTATTAAACTTAAAAAATTGACTTTCTATAAATATTAGTTCAAAGCTAAATTTTTCACTTGGAAAATAAGCCAATCCCAGGTTCCCAAAAAGGGCGAGTTGATTTAATTTTTGCTGTGAAGAGTATAACCACTCTTCATTGGCAATAACTGATTCAATAAAATAATCAGTATAGGAGTACCTGATCCCATAGGTACCTATCATAAACAACTTGGGGCGAATTTCAATGTGTTTTCTCAATCCCACAAAAACATCCCATTCTTTTCTTTCCCACCCAGAAGAATTGGGATTTTGGTTGAACCTTTTATTTCTCCTTTTATAATAACTACCACCACCTATGATACTGAGCCGATCTTTAATAAAATAAGAATAGCTAGGTGTTAAACTGAAGAAATCATTCTGTTGTTTTTCTTGATCAGGTAAATCTACAGATCTATCACTCCATTCGAATTCCAAGCCCACAGAATGATTTCCTTGCGAAATCTGGGCATTTGCCTCTTGACCCATAGAATAAAACCCTAAGCAAACAAAAAAGATTAAAAACTTTTTCATTGGTCTTTTTGATTAATAAAATAAATGATTCCTATGCTGTTGGCGGTAATTAAATCTAAAGCAAACCGTGTATCATCATATTCCTGATTTGCTCCTGAAGAATTATATGACTTATGATAAACCAGACCACCCAAAGTAGCTTCTACCATCCATTTGGGGCTAATTTTATAGGAAGCTCCAGGGGATAAAGACAATCCAAATGATCTGGGCTTACTTTCCTCTTCAAAGGATGAATTATAGGTGGCTTTGGGTTCTAAAAAAAAGTAAAAATTATCGACCACCGGAAAATATCTTCTAAAAAACAGGCCTATACCTCCTGAAACTGTAATAGAACTGATTTTTTCGTTATTTGATGTAATGTTTTTATTCCAATAAAAATTAACCTGAGGATTGATACCTATGACAGATAAGTCACTAATAAAGTAACCCAAATTTGGACTAAGGTTTATAGCGAGATAGGTGGAACGGCTTGTAGTTGAACTCTCTGCCTTATTTATGGAAAAACCAAAATTCCCCCCAACATACCGATTTCCTTTTTCAAATTGCGCAAAAGCAGTAGAGATCCCGGAAATAAAAAAGAGCAATAAGAGACATTGTTTCATATTATAGACCTGGTTAAACTTCATGAATTTTATTACTTATTTATTCAGGTAAAGCTAATCGCATTGTATTACGAAATACTTAGTCTAACAGTTGTGGATTGTTACTAAAAATTTATTTTTCACACATAATTCTTAAGAAG
Protein-coding sequences here:
- a CDS encoding outer membrane beta-barrel protein, whose amino-acid sequence is MKQCLLLLFFISGISTAFAQFEKGNRYVGGNFGFSINKAESSTTSRSTYLAINLSPNLGYFISDLSVIGINPQVNFYWNKNITSNNEKISSITVSGGIGLFFRRYFPVVDNFYFFLEPKATYNSSFEEESKPRSFGLSLSPGASYKISPKWMVEATLGGLVYHKSYNSSGANQEYDDTRFALDLITANSIGIIYFINQKDQ
- a CDS encoding DUF1003 domain-containing protein, whose translation is MNKSHLSKKEINRGEVVNGNEIRDGIFDFIKSQYPDFSRESNISIGELNKYRRLYLTKLIEQEKGDLAAIDKDVMDAIRNNSILSENLQEDIDTAISLGQRMADKIASFGGSWTFIIAFFSFLTLWIVANIWLLASNTFDPYPFILLNLMLSCIAAIQAPIIMMSQNRQGQKDRQRAELDYKINLKSELEIQLLNEKIDHLLVHQNKKLLEVQEVQIDYLEDLMKELKNSKSGQRK
- a CDS encoding DUF6807 family protein; translated protein: MKYQPIAPVVLLLFSAIFLFAEMPTATAQILSFEERDGGLLLLSDGKPRLFYQMETISENGQYPRANYLHPVFDTKGEIVTEDFPKDHLHHRGIFWTWHQLWVDDLRIGDPWISEGVEWEVKKSKTKIHPNNSATIELKVIWKGNKVLKKNIIEENTIITFQSIGSQAYKITFDITLKPLTSGVRIGGSEDAKGYGGFSPRIKLSENAGFFDENGPVTPDNLPVAAGDWINITKNGPDDAGVVIMGEPDKLPSYQGWILRKRNSMQNMAFPGQEPLLLDKKEPLHFRNQLIIHQGMTTQEIINQYRIFRNQANY
- a CDS encoding TonB-dependent receptor, translated to MKKFLIFFVCLGFYSMGQEANAQISQGNHSVGLEFEWSDRSVDLPDQEKQQNDFFSLTPSYSYFIKDRLSIIGGGSYYKRRNKRFNQNPNSSGWERKEWDVFVGLRKHIEIRPKLFMIGTYGIRYSYTDYFIESVIANEEWLYSSQQKLNQLALFGNLGLAYFPSEKFSFELIFIESQFFKFNNKSTVSAHNINNYEDKGWVFEVDGFLDQPSLAVRYYF